One genomic region from Nocardia vinacea encodes:
- a CDS encoding bile acid:sodium symporter family protein yields the protein MKLLAKLRIDAFMLGILASVAVAALLPARGVAADTLDWITKIAIGVLFLLYGARLEPREALAGLRHWRLHSTALAVTYLIFPLIGLALHALVPSVLTDDLYTGVLFLCLVPSTVQSSIAFTSIARGNVAGAVVSASLSNLIGVFATPLLVMLLMDTTGNATVSPTAILAIVVQLLLPFLAGQLLRPRMTWLLRHTTVTRAVDRGSVYLVVYAAFSAGMVEHIWSGISPRALLAIVAVCAGILAVVLTITTFGSRLLGFARPDQIVTVFCGSKKSLATGLPMASVLFAGHPVGLIVLPLMVFHQIQLLTCTVLAQRYARSAQSDLAAAEPSVQPA from the coding sequence GTGAAGTTGCTCGCCAAACTCCGGATCGATGCGTTCATGCTGGGCATCCTGGCCAGCGTCGCGGTGGCCGCGCTGCTGCCCGCGCGGGGTGTCGCGGCCGATACGCTCGACTGGATCACCAAGATCGCGATCGGTGTGCTGTTCCTGCTCTACGGCGCCCGGCTCGAGCCTCGTGAGGCACTGGCAGGATTGCGGCATTGGCGGTTGCATTCGACGGCGCTGGCGGTGACCTATCTGATCTTCCCGCTGATCGGGCTGGCGCTGCACGCGCTGGTGCCATCGGTACTGACCGACGATCTCTACACCGGCGTGCTGTTCCTGTGTCTGGTGCCGTCGACCGTGCAGTCATCGATCGCCTTCACCTCGATTGCCCGCGGGAATGTGGCGGGCGCGGTGGTCAGCGCGTCGCTGTCGAATCTGATCGGCGTCTTCGCGACCCCGTTACTGGTCATGCTGCTGATGGACACCACCGGCAACGCAACCGTCTCCCCCACCGCGATCCTCGCGATCGTCGTTCAGTTGCTGCTGCCGTTCCTGGCGGGCCAACTCTTGCGGCCCCGGATGACCTGGCTGCTGCGGCATACCACGGTGACCAGGGCCGTCGATCGCGGTTCGGTCTATCTCGTCGTCTATGCCGCCTTCAGCGCGGGCATGGTGGAACACATCTGGAGCGGCATTTCGCCGCGGGCGCTACTGGCAATCGTCGCGGTTTGCGCCGGCATTCTCGCCGTAGTCCTGACGATTACCACCTTCGGCAGTCGCCTCCTTGGTTTCGCCCGCCCCGATCAGATCGTCACCGTGTTCTGCGGTTCGAAGAAGAGCTTGGCCACCGGTCTCCCCATGGCCTCGGTCCTGTTCGCGGGACATCCGGTCGGCTTGATCGTGTTGCCGCTCATGGTCTTCCACCAGATCCAATTGCTGACCTGCACTGTGCTCGCTCAGCGCTACGCGCGATCAGCACAGTCCGATCTCGCGGCAGCCGAGCCATCCGTACAACCGGCCTGA
- a CDS encoding HAD-IA family hydrolase, giving the protein MAIEAVLFDFSGTLFRLEPDETWADMVGADNKPLDRSQQAAILDRMTTPVGHGAVFDAAGRLAWERRDLDPAMHRMAYYEVLRQAGVPTSALIEQLYDWMLDPLAWTPYPDTDAVLKVLAAQGIPVAVVSNIAFDIRPAFAANGWDRLVAAHTLSFEVGAVKPDPRIFRAAVEQLGVRPESALMVGDSAEADGGAVAAGCGFALVDPLPTVERAEGLLEVLRRHELA; this is encoded by the coding sequence GTGGCGATCGAGGCAGTTCTTTTCGACTTCTCCGGCACGCTGTTCCGGCTGGAACCCGATGAAACCTGGGCCGATATGGTCGGGGCAGATAACAAACCCCTGGACCGGTCGCAGCAGGCTGCGATCCTGGATCGGATGACGACGCCCGTCGGCCACGGTGCAGTCTTCGATGCCGCGGGGCGGCTCGCCTGGGAGCGGCGGGATCTGGATCCGGCAATGCACCGCATGGCCTACTACGAGGTGCTGCGACAAGCCGGGGTGCCGACATCAGCGCTGATCGAGCAGCTCTATGACTGGATGCTGGACCCGCTGGCGTGGACGCCGTATCCGGACACCGACGCCGTCCTGAAAGTCCTGGCGGCACAGGGTATCCCGGTCGCTGTAGTGAGCAATATCGCCTTCGATATTCGCCCGGCGTTCGCCGCCAACGGTTGGGATCGGCTCGTCGCCGCGCACACGCTGTCGTTCGAAGTCGGTGCGGTGAAGCCGGATCCGCGGATCTTCCGGGCCGCGGTGGAACAACTCGGTGTGCGTCCCGAATCGGCGCTCATGGTCGGCGACAGTGCCGAGGCCGATGGCGGCGCGGTCGCGGCGGGCTGCGGTTTCGCGCTGGTCGATCCGTTGCCGACGGTGGAGCGCGCCGAAGGTCTGCTCGAGGTACTGCGGCGACACGAACTGGCCTAA
- a CDS encoding gamma-glutamyltransferase family protein: protein MSGTRRTWVSAAAALTLIVGVVSGCSSDDTPANAACSATPNGTPVVATSAGATPGATKDLSTNPEIATGYRSDMTAVRTKTYAVSTANPVSTKAACEVLSNGGTAADALIAAQMVLGLVEPQASGIGGGSFMLYYDAASKSVEAYDGREIAPAAATENYLRWVSDTDRTEPKPSARASGRSIGVPGVLRMLELAHRDHGKTAWRDLFDPAIGLADRGFPISPRLAGQIAESAKDLAVDESAKAYFLNPDGTPKRADTLLTNPAMSKTLNAIATDGANAFYTGAIAHDIVDAAGSTAGGRTPSLITANDLAGYQAKKRTALCTSYRTHEICGMPSPSSGGITVAATLGILENFDLSALKPDNIDRNGGKPKAEAVHLISEAERLAYADRNKYVADTDFIPLPGNSPQTLLNKDYLKQRAGLIDPGHSMGTAQPGDFGPVPLGVGPQPPEHGTSHISVVDKYGNAASMTTTVESAFGSFHLVDGFVLNNQLTDFSADPLGTDGAPVANRVQPGKRPRSSMSPTLVFDHNADGSRGDLTQVAGSPGGSVIIQFVVKALVGVLDWGLDPQQAVSAVAFGAGNTPATGVGGEHPAINAIDNGDHDPLVLRLRELGHQVSVAPQSSGLSALQRDGTEGWIGGADPRREGAVLGDTR, encoded by the coding sequence ATGAGTGGCACGCGAAGAACCTGGGTCAGCGCCGCGGCGGCGCTCACGCTCATCGTCGGCGTTGTCAGCGGATGTTCATCCGACGACACACCGGCGAACGCGGCGTGTAGTGCGACGCCGAACGGGACCCCGGTGGTCGCGACCTCAGCGGGTGCGACTCCAGGCGCGACCAAGGATCTGAGCACCAATCCCGAGATCGCGACCGGCTATCGGTCCGATATGACGGCGGTGCGCACCAAGACCTACGCGGTGTCCACGGCCAACCCGGTCTCTACCAAGGCCGCCTGTGAGGTGCTGAGCAACGGCGGCACGGCCGCGGATGCACTCATTGCGGCGCAGATGGTGCTCGGGTTGGTGGAGCCGCAGGCCTCCGGTATCGGTGGCGGCTCGTTCATGCTCTATTACGACGCGGCCAGCAAGAGTGTGGAGGCATACGACGGTCGGGAGATCGCCCCAGCGGCGGCGACCGAGAATTATCTGCGCTGGGTCAGCGATACCGATCGGACCGAGCCGAAGCCGAGTGCCCGTGCGAGCGGACGCTCGATCGGCGTGCCCGGCGTCTTGCGCATGCTGGAACTGGCGCATCGCGACCATGGCAAGACCGCTTGGCGGGACCTCTTCGACCCGGCCATCGGACTGGCCGATCGCGGCTTCCCGATCAGTCCGCGCCTGGCCGGTCAGATCGCCGAATCCGCCAAGGATCTCGCGGTGGACGAGTCCGCGAAGGCCTACTTCCTCAATCCGGACGGCACCCCGAAACGGGCCGACACCCTACTGACCAACCCGGCAATGTCCAAGACCTTGAACGCCATTGCCACCGACGGCGCGAATGCCTTCTACACCGGCGCGATCGCCCACGACATCGTCGACGCGGCCGGATCCACTGCAGGGGGGCGCACCCCGAGCCTCATCACCGCCAACGACCTCGCCGGATATCAGGCCAAGAAGCGGACCGCGCTCTGCACGAGCTACCGCACGCACGAGATCTGCGGTATGCCGAGCCCGTCCTCGGGCGGCATCACCGTCGCGGCCACCCTCGGCATTCTGGAGAACTTCGACCTGTCCGCGCTGAAGCCGGACAATATCGACCGCAACGGCGGCAAGCCGAAGGCCGAAGCGGTGCATCTGATCTCGGAGGCCGAGCGGCTCGCCTACGCCGACCGGAACAAGTACGTCGCCGATACGGATTTCATTCCGCTGCCGGGTAATTCACCGCAGACCCTGCTGAACAAGGACTATCTGAAGCAGCGCGCCGGTCTCATCGATCCCGGCCACAGCATGGGCACCGCGCAGCCGGGCGATTTCGGCCCGGTGCCACTCGGTGTCGGCCCGCAGCCGCCCGAGCACGGCACCAGCCATATCTCGGTCGTCGATAAGTACGGCAATGCCGCCTCGATGACCACCACGGTCGAATCGGCCTTCGGATCGTTCCATCTCGTCGACGGATTCGTGCTGAACAACCAGCTCACCGACTTCTCCGCCGATCCACTCGGCACCGACGGCGCCCCCGTCGCCAATCGCGTGCAGCCGGGTAAGCGGCCGCGCAGCTCGATGAGCCCGACCCTGGTCTTCGACCACAATGCCGACGGCTCCCGCGGCGATCTGACTCAGGTCGCCGGCTCCCCCGGCGGTTCGGTGATCATCCAGTTCGTCGTGAAAGCCCTTGTCGGCGTGCTGGATTGGGGCCTGGACCCGCAGCAGGCGGTCTCTGCGGTCGCCTTCGGCGCCGGAAACACTCCGGCCACCGGCGTAGGCGGCGAACATCCCGCCATCAACGCCATCGACAACGGCGATCACGACCCACTGGTCCTACGCCTGCGCGAACTCGGCCACCAGGTCTCGGTCGCCCCCCAATCCAGCGGTCTCAGCGCACTGCAACGCGACGGTACCGAAGGCTGGATCGGCGGTGCGGATCCCAGACGCGAAGGCGCCGTCCTCGGCGACACCCGCTAA
- a CDS encoding PH domain-containing protein: MPVVRIWRRGPAAAAESGSGEWELEVRPHRAVRTAWTVAVLLVAGFTAGGILLRHGSTGVNFRLADQFAMIGIGVLGAAAVLLLTRPRIRVGKRGISVRNILGDTEFPWEYIRGVSFPDRKSWARLELVDDDYVPLMAIRSNDKQRAVEALDELRALGAKYTAAEE; encoded by the coding sequence ATGCCGGTCGTTCGCATCTGGCGTAGAGGCCCGGCCGCGGCTGCCGAATCGGGCTCCGGCGAGTGGGAGCTCGAGGTGCGGCCGCATCGCGCGGTGCGGACCGCATGGACTGTGGCGGTGCTGCTCGTCGCTGGTTTCACCGCGGGCGGCATCCTGTTGCGCCACGGTTCGACCGGTGTGAACTTCCGCCTCGCGGACCAGTTCGCGATGATCGGCATCGGCGTGCTCGGTGCGGCGGCGGTACTCCTGCTGACCCGGCCGCGCATCCGTGTCGGCAAGCGCGGCATCTCGGTGCGGAACATCCTGGGTGACACCGAATTCCCCTGGGAGTACATCCGCGGCGTCTCCTTCCCGGACCGAAAGTCCTGGGCCCGCCTCGAGCTGGTCGACGACGACTACGTCCCCCTCATGGCGATCCGTTCCAACGACAAGCAACGCGCCGTCGAGGCCCTGGATGAGCTGCGCGCACTCGGCGCGAAATACACCGCCGCCGAGGAGTAG
- the ribH gene encoding 6,7-dimethyl-8-ribityllumazine synthase, whose protein sequence is MSGTGVPSFELSDAKDLKLGIVASRWHTQICDTLVANAEQVAKDAGVEHITVVRCAGAMELPVVAQELARSHDAVVALGVVIRGGTPHFEYVCDAVTAGLTRVSLDAGTPVANGVLTTNNEAEALDRAGLPGSAENKGEQAAAAALDAALTLRALRP, encoded by the coding sequence ATGAGTGGCACTGGCGTACCCAGCTTCGAGCTGTCGGATGCCAAGGATCTGAAGCTCGGCATCGTAGCCTCGCGCTGGCACACCCAGATCTGCGACACACTGGTCGCGAATGCGGAGCAGGTGGCCAAGGACGCGGGCGTCGAGCACATCACCGTGGTCCGGTGCGCGGGCGCGATGGAACTTCCGGTGGTCGCTCAGGAATTGGCCCGCTCACATGACGCGGTGGTCGCGCTCGGTGTGGTGATCCGCGGTGGCACACCGCATTTCGAATATGTCTGTGATGCGGTGACCGCCGGTCTTACTCGGGTGTCGCTCGATGCGGGTACGCCCGTGGCCAACGGTGTGCTGACCACCAATAACGAGGCGGAGGCGCTGGACAGGGCCGGATTGCCGGGCTCCGCTGAGAACAAGGGCGAACAGGCCGCCGCGGCAGCACTCGATGCCGCGCTGACGCTGCGCGCGCTGCGGCCGTAG
- a CDS encoding bifunctional 3,4-dihydroxy-2-butanone-4-phosphate synthase/GTP cyclohydrolase II, whose protein sequence is MTRFDTIERAVADIAAGKAVVVVDDEDRENEGDLIFAAEKATPELVAFMIRYTSGYICVPLTGEDCDRLGLPPMYAQNQDKHGTAYTVSVDAREGITTGISGADRATTMRLLADPNAKADDLTRPGHVVPLRAKEGGVLRRPGHTEAAVDLARMAGLQPAGVICEIVSQKDEGHMARTEELRVFADEHNLALISIAEMIAWRRKHEKQVIRVAEARIPTAHGEFKAVGYQSIYDDVEHVALVRGDIDDGDDVLVRVHSECLTGDVFGSLRCDCGPQLDAALEMVAQEGRGVVLYMRGHEGRGIGLMHKLQAYQLQDSGHDTVDANLQLGLPADARDYGTGAQILVDLGIRSMRLLTNNPAKRVGLDGYGLKITERVPMPLRANAENLRYLRTKRDRMGHDLIGLDELDLGETAQ, encoded by the coding sequence GTGACCAGGTTCGACACCATCGAGCGCGCAGTCGCCGATATCGCTGCCGGTAAGGCGGTCGTCGTCGTCGACGACGAGGACCGTGAGAACGAGGGCGACCTCATCTTCGCGGCGGAAAAGGCGACCCCCGAGCTGGTCGCCTTCATGATTCGCTACACCTCGGGTTATATCTGTGTGCCGCTCACGGGTGAGGACTGCGATCGGCTCGGCCTGCCGCCGATGTACGCGCAGAACCAGGACAAGCACGGCACCGCCTACACAGTTTCGGTCGATGCCAGAGAGGGCATCACCACCGGTATCTCCGGCGCCGACCGTGCCACCACCATGCGACTACTCGCCGATCCGAACGCCAAGGCCGACGATCTGACCCGGCCCGGTCACGTGGTTCCGTTGCGCGCCAAGGAGGGCGGCGTGCTGCGTCGTCCCGGGCACACCGAGGCCGCGGTCGATCTGGCGCGGATGGCTGGATTGCAGCCCGCCGGTGTCATCTGCGAGATCGTCAGCCAGAAGGACGAGGGCCATATGGCCCGCACCGAGGAACTGCGCGTCTTCGCCGACGAGCACAACTTGGCGCTGATCTCCATCGCGGAAATGATCGCCTGGCGGCGCAAGCACGAGAAGCAGGTCATTCGGGTCGCCGAGGCCAGGATCCCAACGGCGCACGGCGAATTCAAGGCCGTCGGCTATCAGAGCATTTACGACGATGTCGAACATGTCGCGCTGGTGCGCGGCGATATCGATGACGGCGACGATGTGCTGGTGCGGGTGCATTCCGAATGCCTCACCGGTGATGTCTTCGGTTCGCTGCGCTGCGATTGTGGTCCGCAGCTGGACGCCGCACTGGAGATGGTGGCCCAGGAGGGGCGCGGTGTGGTGCTCTACATGCGCGGACACGAGGGGCGCGGCATCGGGCTGATGCACAAGCTGCAGGCATACCAGCTGCAGGATTCGGGCCACGACACGGTCGACGCGAATCTGCAGCTCGGTCTGCCCGCCGACGCCCGCGACTACGGCACCGGCGCACAGATACTGGTGGATCTCGGGATTCGGTCGATGCGCCTGCTCACCAACAATCCGGCCAAGCGAGTCGGACTGGACGGCTACGGGCTGAAGATCACCGAGCGGGTGCCGATGCCGTTGCGCGCCAACGCCGAGAACCTGCGGTACCTGCGCACCAAGCGGGACCGGATGGGGCACGACCTGATCGGGCTGGATGAACTCGATCTCGGCGAGACCGCCCAGTGA
- a CDS encoding riboflavin synthase, with translation MFTGIVEELGEIVATEELADAARLTIRGKLVTSDAGHGDSIAVNGVCLTVVDVVDGDSFTVDVMQETLNRSSIGGLGTGSRVNLERAAALNSRLGGHLVQGHVDGTGTVLARTPSENWEVVRISLPDAIARYVVEKGSITVDGISLTVSGLGIADAPATDGNRDWFEVSLIPTTLSMTNLGAAAVGTKVNLEVDVIAKYVERLQQRG, from the coding sequence ATGTTCACAGGCATCGTCGAGGAACTCGGCGAGATCGTGGCCACCGAAGAGCTGGCCGATGCCGCTCGGCTGACGATCCGGGGCAAGCTGGTCACTTCCGATGCCGGACACGGTGATTCGATCGCCGTCAACGGCGTCTGCCTGACCGTTGTCGACGTGGTCGACGGCGATTCGTTCACCGTGGACGTGATGCAGGAGACGCTGAACCGCTCCAGCATCGGCGGACTCGGCACGGGTTCGCGGGTGAATCTCGAGCGTGCGGCCGCGCTGAACAGCAGGCTCGGCGGCCACTTGGTGCAGGGCCACGTCGACGGCACCGGCACCGTGCTCGCGCGCACGCCCTCGGAGAACTGGGAGGTCGTGCGGATCTCGCTGCCCGACGCGATCGCCCGCTATGTAGTGGAGAAGGGTTCGATCACCGTCGACGGCATCTCGCTGACCGTCTCGGGCCTCGGCATCGCCGACGCGCCCGCCACCGACGGCAATCGCGACTGGTTCGAGGTCTCGCTGATCCCGACCACCCTGTCCATGACGAACCTCGGTGCCGCCGCCGTCGGTACCAAGGTGAACCTGGAAGTCGATGTCATCGCCAAGTACGTCGAACGCCTCCAACAGCGCGGCTGA
- the rpe gene encoding ribulose-phosphate 3-epimerase, with product MIAPSILSADFARLADEANAVHGADWLHVDVMDAHFVPNLTLGLPVVESLLKATDIPLDCHLMIEDPARWAPPYAEAGAYNVTFHAEATDDPIAVARDIRAAGAKAGLSVKPNTPIEPYLEILRDFDTLLVMSVEPGFGGQSFIAGVLEKARIVRRLVDAGELRLIVEIDGGINADTIEAAAEAGIDCFVAGSAVYNTADPGAAVEKLRQQAAALRSS from the coding sequence ATGATCGCCCCGTCCATCCTCTCCGCCGACTTCGCACGCCTCGCGGATGAGGCGAATGCAGTGCATGGTGCGGATTGGTTGCATGTCGATGTGATGGACGCACACTTCGTGCCGAATCTCACTCTCGGACTCCCCGTGGTCGAAAGTCTGTTGAAGGCCACCGACATTCCGCTCGACTGCCATCTGATGATCGAGGATCCGGCCCGCTGGGCTCCGCCCTACGCGGAGGCGGGTGCGTACAACGTCACTTTCCATGCCGAGGCGACCGACGATCCGATCGCTGTCGCGCGCGATATTCGCGCGGCCGGCGCCAAGGCCGGTCTTTCGGTGAAGCCGAATACGCCGATCGAGCCGTATCTGGAAATCCTGCGCGACTTCGACACATTGCTGGTGATGAGCGTGGAGCCGGGCTTCGGCGGACAGTCGTTCATTGCGGGTGTGCTGGAAAAGGCGCGGATCGTGCGTCGACTGGTGGACGCGGGCGAACTGCGGTTGATCGTGGAAATCGACGGTGGCATCAATGCCGACACGATCGAGGCCGCCGCGGAAGCGGGCATCGATTGTTTCGTCGCCGGATCTGCGGTCTACAACACCGCCGATCCGGGTGCGGCCGTGGAAAAGCTGCGGCAGCAGGCCGCGGCACTGCGCAGCTCCTAG
- a CDS encoding ATP-binding protein, protein MINISAEQGLYSTPVEIRVAASVTQLPIVRGLAETLVLLSDFTLDEVADIRLAVDEVCSTLIAVAAPATSLHCRFTVGDTELLVKVTGLAGTEGLPDQRSFGWHVLRTLTDEVQATQDPFDSAASGYPTTVEFRRVRGKA, encoded by the coding sequence GTGATCAACATTTCGGCGGAACAGGGGCTCTACAGCACCCCGGTGGAGATTCGGGTGGCTGCGTCGGTGACGCAGCTGCCGATCGTGCGCGGGCTCGCCGAAACACTGGTGCTGCTCAGCGATTTCACCCTCGACGAGGTGGCCGACATCCGGCTGGCCGTGGACGAGGTGTGCTCGACGCTGATCGCGGTCGCAGCACCGGCGACCAGCCTGCACTGCCGGTTCACCGTGGGTGACACCGAATTGCTCGTCAAGGTCACCGGCCTCGCCGGGACGGAGGGGCTGCCGGATCAGCGCAGCTTCGGCTGGCATGTGCTGCGCACCCTCACCGATGAAGTACAAGCGACACAGGACCCATTCGACTCGGCCGCATCCGGATATCCGACGACGGTGGAGTTCCGTCGGGTCCGGGGGAAAGCGTAG
- a CDS encoding RNA polymerase sigma factor SigF — protein sequence MLTEEAAEEVETLQASGAGYDDVGALFEQLAASKPGTARHTALRAELISRCIPLADHIARKFSGRGEPFDDLTQVARVGLVHAVDRFDVSRGSNFLSFAVPTIMGEVRRYFRDNTWAMRVPRRVKETHLRIGAAIDALSQSLGRSPTAKEIAAELDVDPDEVTQAVIAGNAYQPSSIDAASLGRDTEASLLDTLGEEESQFDRVEEYVAIRPLLAGLPERERRILTMRFFESMTQTQIAQRMGISQMHVSRILAKTLARLREQSARD from the coding sequence GTGCTGACCGAAGAGGCCGCCGAGGAAGTCGAAACCCTCCAAGCGTCCGGTGCGGGTTACGACGATGTCGGCGCGCTGTTCGAGCAGCTCGCCGCCAGCAAACCGGGTACCGCGCGGCATACCGCATTGCGTGCCGAGCTGATCAGCCGGTGCATTCCGCTCGCGGATCACATCGCCCGCAAATTCAGTGGGCGCGGTGAGCCGTTCGACGATCTCACGCAGGTGGCGCGGGTCGGTTTGGTGCACGCGGTGGACCGTTTCGATGTTTCGCGCGGCTCGAACTTCCTGTCATTCGCGGTGCCGACGATCATGGGTGAGGTGCGTCGCTATTTTCGCGACAACACCTGGGCCATGCGGGTACCGAGACGGGTGAAGGAGACTCATCTGCGCATCGGCGCGGCCATCGACGCACTCTCACAATCCCTCGGCCGCTCGCCAACCGCGAAAGAGATTGCGGCCGAACTCGATGTGGATCCCGACGAGGTGACCCAGGCCGTCATCGCGGGCAACGCCTACCAGCCGAGCTCCATCGACGCCGCCTCACTTGGCCGCGATACCGAGGCATCGCTGCTGGACACCCTCGGCGAGGAGGAATCCCAATTCGACCGGGTGGAAGAGTATGTCGCGATCCGTCCGCTGCTCGCCGGACTTCCGGAACGCGAACGCCGTATCCTCACCATGCGGTTCTTCGAGTCGATGACGCAGACCCAGATCGCCCAGCGCATGGGTATCTCGCAGATGCACGTCTCGCGCATTCTCGCAAAAACCCTTGCCCGCCTGCGCGAACAGTCAGCCCGCGACTGA
- a CDS encoding MmcQ/YjbR family DNA-binding protein codes for MAMTWAQVVVLATELPEVAESTWWRSPALKVSGKGFARLRSEAEGGLVLLCEMVEKEAMLASGDPAFYTTPHYDGYPYILIDLDRIEPDQLRELLDAAWWLSAPAKLRKQQAH; via the coding sequence ATGGCGATGACATGGGCACAGGTGGTGGTGCTGGCGACCGAACTTCCCGAGGTGGCGGAATCGACGTGGTGGCGCAGTCCCGCGCTGAAGGTGAGCGGTAAGGGGTTCGCGCGGTTGCGGTCGGAGGCCGAGGGGGGACTCGTGCTGCTGTGCGAGATGGTGGAGAAGGAGGCCATGCTCGCCTCCGGTGACCCGGCCTTCTACACCACCCCGCACTATGACGGATATCCCTACATCCTCATCGACCTCGACCGGATCGAGCCCGATCAACTCCGCGAGCTGCTCGACGCCGCCTGGTGGTTGTCGGCGCCCGCGAAACTCCGGAAACAGCAGGCGCACTGA
- a CDS encoding RsmB/NOP family class I SAM-dependent RNA methyltransferase: MRLAARDVLRAVREREAYANLVLPGLLRERRISGRDAALATELTYGSCRSLGLLDAVIAAGAGRPVDEIDGPLLDVLRLGVYQLLRTRIGAHAAVDTSVALARTEFGAGKAGFVNAVLRRAGEKSVDEWVDELAPRDPVGRLAFEFAHPVWIAQAFADALGARAGELRDVLAADDARPIVHLVARPGDITAEELALVTGGEEGKWSPYAVYLDGGGDPGKLEPVREGMAAVQDEGSQLVALALTRAELDGPDNGRWLDLCAGPGGKAALLGAIAAIDGHRVDAVEPAEHRAELVRKTVHDLPVDVHVADGRNSGLTPGYDRILVDAPCTGLGALRRRPEARWRRTPADVAELVVLQRELLAAAWDLLRPGGVVLYSTCSPHLLETVAVVVDAARRTGAIQLDTRDLLPGVPDIGDGPGAQLWPHRHGTDAMFLAALRKPLE; this comes from the coding sequence GTGCGGCTTGCGGCGCGGGATGTGTTGCGGGCGGTGCGGGAGCGGGAGGCTTACGCGAATCTTGTGCTGCCAGGTCTGCTGCGGGAGCGGCGGATTTCGGGGCGGGATGCGGCGTTGGCGACTGAACTGACCTACGGGTCCTGCCGTTCGCTCGGGCTGCTGGATGCAGTGATCGCGGCGGGTGCTGGGCGGCCGGTTGACGAGATCGATGGGCCGCTGCTGGATGTGCTGCGGCTCGGGGTGTATCAGTTGCTGCGTACCCGGATCGGGGCGCATGCGGCGGTGGATACGTCGGTGGCATTGGCTCGCACGGAATTCGGCGCGGGCAAAGCAGGTTTCGTGAATGCCGTGCTGCGGCGGGCGGGGGAGAAGTCCGTCGACGAGTGGGTGGATGAACTCGCGCCGCGAGATCCGGTGGGCCGGTTGGCATTCGAATTCGCGCATCCGGTGTGGATCGCGCAGGCGTTCGCGGATGCGCTCGGCGCGCGTGCCGGGGAGCTGCGGGACGTGCTGGCAGCCGACGATGCTCGTCCGATCGTGCATCTGGTGGCTCGTCCCGGCGATATCACCGCCGAGGAACTGGCCCTGGTGACGGGCGGCGAAGAGGGCAAGTGGTCGCCGTACGCGGTCTACCTCGACGGCGGCGGCGATCCCGGCAAGCTGGAGCCGGTCCGCGAGGGTATGGCGGCAGTACAGGACGAGGGCAGTCAACTCGTCGCACTCGCGCTGACCCGCGCGGAACTGGATGGTCCGGACAACGGCCGTTGGCTCGACCTGTGCGCCGGACCCGGCGGCAAGGCGGCTCTGCTCGGCGCGATCGCCGCAATCGACGGCCATCGGGTGGACGCGGTCGAACCGGCCGAACACCGCGCCGAGCTGGTCCGCAAGACCGTTCACGACCTACCGGTGGACGTGCACGTCGCCGACGGCCGCAATAGCGGCCTCACTCCTGGCTACGACCGGATCCTCGTAGACGCCCCGTGTACCGGCCTCGGCGCACTGCGTCGCCGCCCGGAGGCCCGCTGGCGGCGTACGCCCGCCGACGTCGCCGAACTGGTCGTCCTGCAACGCGAACTCCTCGCCGCCGCGTGGGATCTCCTGCGCCCCGGCGGCGTCGTCCTCTACTCGACCTGCTCCCCACACCTCTTGGAGACCGTCGCGGTTGTCGTCGACGCTGCCCGGCGCACCGGCGCCATCCAACTCGACACCCGCGACCTCCTCCCCGGCGTCCCCGATATCGGCGATGGCCCAGGCGCCCAACTCTGGCCCCACCGCCACGGCACCGACGCAATGTTCCTCGCCGCCTTGCGCAAGCCTCTCGAGTAG